A genomic window from Pyxicephalus adspersus chromosome 2, UCB_Pads_2.0, whole genome shotgun sequence includes:
- the LOC140322824 gene encoding complement C3-like, whose protein sequence is MDHCIPIYIFYNHIHKYICFAENCFLQQQLEEVDAQIRLEKACEVGVDYVYRATLSEIQEGSNYVTYVMTMKLIIKPGTDIVQKDDKRGFISHSKCLKALNMEVGQDYVVWGVAKDLWNLGSGFSYIVTRDTWIEMWPNHIQCREPEYSELCDELDNFSEALQFNGCPN, encoded by the exons ATGGACCATTGtatacctatttatatattttacaaccatatacataaatatatttgttttgcagaaaactGCTTCCTTCAGCAACAGTTAGAGGAAGTAGATGCACAAATACGACTTGAGAAGGCGTGTGAAGTTGGTGTGGACTATG TGTACAGGGCAACGCTTAGTGAAATCCAAGAAGGCAGCAATTATGTTACCTATGTGATGACAATGAAGCTCATCATTAAACCTG GAACAGATATTGTTCAAAAAGACGATAAACGAGGTTTTATCAGCCATTCCAAGTGCCTCAAAGCTTTAAATATGGAAGTGGGCCAGGACTACGTTGTGTGGGGAGTCGCCAAAGATCTATGGAACTTGGGCTCTGG GTTCTCCTACATAGTCACTAGGGACACATGGATCGAGATGTGGCCAAACCACATTCAGTGTCGGGAACCTGAGTATTCAGAATTGTGTGATGAACTTGACAACTTTTCAGAGGCGCTTCAATTTAATGGCTGTCCTAATTAA
- the LOC140322315 gene encoding complement C3 alpha chain-like has translation MVFQALAQYVLEVPLRKDLEMDVSFQLPGRTRTKTLRLDNRNSLSARSDQTSMRGDFVVTAKGKGQGSFSAFSVYYAIETEKERQCKNFDLTLTVQEEPFAKGPEGTLSTYGLTICTSYLKSFNFMQLKKGVDKFISNFEINKGAFDKSTLILYIDRISHTEDACLTFNLHQYFKVGLIQPASVTVYDYYSPVDSF, from the exons ATGGTTTTCCAAGCTCTTGCTCAATACGTCCTGGAAGTTCCATTACGCAAGGATTTGGAAATGGATGTTTCCTTTCAACTTCCTGGTAGAACGAGGACCAAGACTCTTCGCCTGGACAACCGTAATTCTTTGAGTGCCCGCTCAGATCAG ACATCGATGAGGGGAGATTTTGTAGTCACTGCAAAAGGAAAAGGACAAGGATCATTTTCA GCATTTTCTGTGTATTATGCTATTGAGACGGAGAAAGAGAGGCAATGTAAAAATTTTGATCTGACTTTGACAGTTCAAGAAGAACCCTTTG CTAAGGGACCAGAGGGCACCCTTTCTACATATGGACTGACCATTTGCACCAG TTACCTTAAATCTTTCAATTTCATGCAGCTTAAAAAAGGAGTGGACAAATTCATCTCTAACTTTGAGATCAACAAGGGAGCTTTTGACAAGAGTACACTTATACTCTACATTGACAGG ATATCCCACACAGAGGATGCGTGTCTGACGTTCAATCTTCATCAATACTTTAAAGTGGGTCTAATCCAACCTGCATCAGTCACTGTATATGATTATTACTCACCAG TGGACAGTTTTTGA
- the LOC140322316 gene encoding venom factor-like: protein MAMPFIIVPLTLGLHDVEVKAAGQFVADGVRKKLNVVPEGRRVVQTLKNVVLDPEERGRAGVQEELVKAVDPKNIVPNTPIETIVTVQGTEISQLVGKSIDGANLNHLITHPFGCGEQNMMSMTPTVIAAHYLDATGDWEKVGVERRSEAIKHMNNGLANQLTHRKTDASYGLWIHTPSSTWLTGYVVKVFALANEFINIEKSVLCDSVKWLVLEKQKPDGLFEENYPVYNQEMVGGITKGAVDLDSTLTAFISIAMLESEKTCTGYVNNLRSSIDRAIGYIFSTSHFPIMIIVCLSHKAISRNISTYYL from the exons ATGGCTATGCCCTTTATCATTGTACCATTGACCTTGGGTCTTCATGATGTGGAAGTGAAGGCTGCTGGGCAGTTCGTTGCAGATGGTGTAAGAAAGAAGCTTAATGTCGTG CCGGAAGGAAGACGGGTTGTGCAGAccctaaaaaatgttgttttggatccagaagaaagaggaagag CTGGAGTACAGGAGGAGCTGGTCAAAGCCGTGGATCCCAAAAATATTGTTCCAAATACACCAATTGAAACCATTGTTACTGTCCAGG GGACAGAAATTAGCCAACTGGTGGGGAAATCCATTGACGGAGCCAATCTGAATCACTTGATCACACATCCATTTGGTTGTGGAGAACAGAACATGATGAGCATGACTCCCACCGTAATTGCAGCTCATTATCTGGATGCTACCGGTGACTGGGAGAAAGTAGGTGTAGAACGCAGATCAGAAGCCATCAAGCACATGAATAATG GTTTAGCCAATCAGTTGACACACCGAAAAACAGATGCATCCTATGGTTTATGGATTCATACTCCATCAAGCACATG GCTCACTGGTTATGTTGTGAAAGTTTTTGCTTTAGCTAATGAGTTCATCAACATTGAGAAAAGTGTACTGTGCGACTCTGTAAAATGGCTTGTATTGGAGAAGCAGAAACCAGATGGTTTATTTGAGGAAAATTACCCAGTATACAATCAGGAGATGGTG GGAGGTATTACGAAAGGAGCTGTTGATTTAGATTCTACGCTTACCGCATTCATTAGTATTGCTATGCTGGAAAGTGAGAAAACCTGTACTGGTTATGTAAAT aaccTGCGGAGCTCCATTGACAGAGCCATAGGATACATATTTTCCACTTCCCATTTTCCAATAATGATTATAGTTTGTTTAAGTCATAAAGCAATTAGCAGAAACATAAGCACCTATTACTTGTGA
- the LOC140322317 gene encoding ophiophagus venom factor-like, with translation MGCRALCLILLGFLSGSTYAQWCTLITSNVLRVDSEETFLVDGHGTTFDANIIIQDFPKRKFVIAQDRVSVNYANGFLGKVNILVPSTNLDKDPKKKQFVYVNVRSGHCNVEKVVLVSYQSGYIFIQTDKPIYTPGSQVLYRIFSMTPDLKPINKPVVIEILVGPLLLVQNLTFITV, from the exons ATGGGGTGTAGAGCTTTGTGCCTCATTCTGCTGGGTTTCCTGTCTGGGTCCACCTATGCACAATG GTGTACCCTGATCACCTCCAATGTGCTTCGGGTGGACAGCGAGGAGACCTTCTTAGTAGATGGACATGGTACAACCTTTGatgctaatattattatccagGATTTCCCAAAGAGAAAATTTGTTATTGCTCAGGACAGAGTCTCTGTCAATTATGCCAATGGCTTTCTGGGAAAAGTCAACATCTTG GTTCCATCAACTAACCTGGATAAAGACCCAAAAAAGAAGCAGTTTGTCTACGTCAATGTGCGCTCTGGCCACTGCAACGTGGAAAAAGTTGTTCTTGTGTCCTATCAGAGCGGATATATCTTCATACAGACTGACAAACCCATCTACACCCCGGGATCACAAG TTCTTTATCGGATCTTCAGTATGACCCCAGACCTGAAGCCTATCAACAAGCCGGTCGTCATAGAAATCTTGGTAGGTCCATTGCTCCTTGTCCAAAATCttacatttattactgtataa